The Balaenoptera acutorostrata chromosome 15, mBalAcu1.1, whole genome shotgun sequence genome contains a region encoding:
- the NXT1 gene encoding NTF2-related export protein 1 isoform X1, translating to MDNGIHTGSLPPCRPTAQLPQVQEAPGWRPSSAGPEMASVDFKTYVDQACRAAEEFVNVYYTTMDKRRRLLSRLYMGTATLVWNGNAVSGQESLSEFFEMLPSSEFQINVVDCQPVHDEATPSQTTVLVVICGTVKFEGNKQRDFNQNFILTAQASPSNTVWKIASDCFRFQDWAC from the coding sequence ATGGACAATGGCATTCACACAGGGTCTCTTCCACCTTGCCGCCCCACAGCCCAGCTCccccaggtacaggaagcacctGGGTGGAGGCCTTCCTCAGCGGGGCCAGAGATGGCGTCCGTGGACTTCAAGACCTACGTGGACCAGGCCTGCCGCGCCGCTGAGGAGTTCGTGAACGTGTACTACACCACCATGGACAAGAGGCGGCGGCTGCTGTCCCGCCTGTACATGGGCACGGCCACGTTGGTGTGGAACGGCAACGCCGTTTCGGGACAAGAGTCCTTGAGTGAGTTTTTTGAGATGCTGCCTTCTAGTGAGTTCCAAATCAACGTGGTAGACTGCCAGCCTGTTCACGATGAAGCCACCCCGAGCCAGACCACGGTCCTCGTGGTGATCTGTGGGACGGTGAAGTTTGAGGGCAACAAACAGCGGGACTTCAACCAGAACTTCATCCTGACAGCCCAGGCCTCGCCCAGCAACACGGTGTGGAAGATTGCCAGCGACTGCTTCCGCTTCCAGGACTGGGCCTGCTAG
- the NXT1 gene encoding NTF2-related export protein 1 isoform X2, whose translation MASVDFKTYVDQACRAAEEFVNVYYTTMDKRRRLLSRLYMGTATLVWNGNAVSGQESLSEFFEMLPSSEFQINVVDCQPVHDEATPSQTTVLVVICGTVKFEGNKQRDFNQNFILTAQASPSNTVWKIASDCFRFQDWAC comes from the coding sequence ATGGCGTCCGTGGACTTCAAGACCTACGTGGACCAGGCCTGCCGCGCCGCTGAGGAGTTCGTGAACGTGTACTACACCACCATGGACAAGAGGCGGCGGCTGCTGTCCCGCCTGTACATGGGCACGGCCACGTTGGTGTGGAACGGCAACGCCGTTTCGGGACAAGAGTCCTTGAGTGAGTTTTTTGAGATGCTGCCTTCTAGTGAGTTCCAAATCAACGTGGTAGACTGCCAGCCTGTTCACGATGAAGCCACCCCGAGCCAGACCACGGTCCTCGTGGTGATCTGTGGGACGGTGAAGTTTGAGGGCAACAAACAGCGGGACTTCAACCAGAACTTCATCCTGACAGCCCAGGCCTCGCCCAGCAACACGGTGTGGAAGATTGCCAGCGACTGCTTCCGCTTCCAGGACTGGGCCTGCTAG
- the GZF1 gene encoding GDNF-inducible zinc finger protein 1, whose product MESGAVLLESKSSPLNLLHEMHQLRLLGHLCDVTVSVEYQGVREEFMAHKAVLAATSKFFKEVFLNEKTADGTRTNVYLDEVQVADFASFLEFVYTAKVQVEEDRVQRMLEMAEKLKCLDLSETCFQLKKQMLESVLLELQNFSESQEAEGSSGSQVAAALTPDARAGVAADSPLANGVAGSLDSPAARIGNSLLPDLPSRKSREKPDKRKEIAKSPYPKLRRASGRLAGRKVFVEIPKKKYTRRLREQQKSAEQDAGDRGGPREPSPDAGGTVKELVTIAKDEEDGGAGAEAEAVLPKAGQGEEEEEEEDEEEEGEEGAGRRRSNFQCTRCEKAFLYEKSFLKHVRHHHGVATEVVHRCDTCGQTFANRCNLKGHQRHVHSSERHFPCELCGKKFKRKKDVKRHVVQVHEGGGERHQCQQCGKGLSSKTALRLHERTHTGHKPYGCTECPATFSQPSALKTHLRIHTGEKPFVCDECGARFTQNHMLIYHKRCHTGERPFMCETCGKSFASKEYLKHHNRIHTGSKPFKCEVCFRTFAQRNSLYQHIKVHTGERPYCCDQCGKQFTQLNALQRHHRIHTGEKPFMCNACGRTFTDKSTLRRHTSIHDKTTPWKSFLVIVDGSPKNGDGHKTEQPDEEYTPSKLSDKLLSFAENGHFHNLATVQGSMPAVHDDSPADPACKSDGPVGSQDTLLATTINELSELTPQTDPGPHSSTL is encoded by the exons ATGGAGAGTGGTGCAGTTCTGCTGGAATCCAAGTCCTCCCCGCTTAACCTTCTGCATGAAATGCACCAGCTCCGCCTGCTGGGTCACCTGTGCGATGTGACTGTCAGCGTGGAGTACCAGGGCGTCCGGGAGGAATTCATGGCCCACAAGGCGGTGCTGGCAGCCACCAGcaagttttttaaggaagtgtTTCTTAACGAGAAGACTGCGGACGGCACGAGGACTAACGTCTACTTAGACGAAGTGCAGGTGGCTGACTTCGCTTCTTTTCTTGAGTTCGTCTACACTGCAAAGGTCCAGGTGGAGGAAGATCGGGTGCAGCGAATGCTGGAAATGGCAGAAAAGCTGAAATGTTTGGACTTATCTGAAACCTGTTTTCAGTTGAAGAAACAGATGTTAGAGTCGGTACTTTTGGAGTTGCAGAATTTCTCGGAGTCTCAGGAGGCAGAAGGGAGCAGCGGCTCCCAGGTCGCTGCTGCTCTCACCCCTGATGCTCGGGCAGGTGTGGCCGCGGACAGCCCTCTGGCCAACGGCGTTGCGGGTTCCTTGGATTCCCCAGCGGCAAGAATCGGCAACAGCCTGTTGCCAGATCTGCCCTCGAGGAAGTCCAGGGAGAAGCCAGACAAGAGAAAAGAGATCGCTAAGTCCCCCTACCCCAAGCTCAGAAGGGCTAGCGGGAGGCTGGCTGGGAGGAAGGTGTTCGTGGAAATCCCTAAAAAGAAGTACACTCGACGACTCCGAGAGCAGCAGAAGAGTGCCGAGCAGGACGCTGGGGACCGCGGGGGCCCCCGGGAGCCCAGCCCAGACGCCGGGGGAACGGTGAAGGAGCTGGTCACAATCGCAAAAGACGAGGAGGACGGCGGGGCTGGGGCCGAGGCGGAGGCAGTGCTGCCGAAGGCGgggcagggggaagaggaggaggaggaggaggacgaggaggaggagggggaggagggggcggggaggcggaGGAGCAACTTCCAGTGCACGCGCTGCGAGAAGGCCTTTCTGTACGAGAAGAGCTTCCTGAAGCACGTCCGGCACCACCACGGCGTGGCCACCGAGGTGGTCCACCGCTGCGACACCTGCGGCCAGACTTTTGCCAACCGCTGCAACCTGAAGGGCCACCAGCGCCACGTGCACAGCAGCGAGCGCCACTTCCCGTGCGAGTTGTGCGGCAAGAAGTTCAAGAGGAAGAAGGACGTGAAGCGGCACGTGGTGCAGGTGCACGAGGGCGGCGGCGAGCGGCACCAGTGCCAGCAGTGTGGCAAGGGCCTGAGCTCCAAAACGGCGCTGCGGCTGCACGAGCGCACGCACACGGGCCACAAGCCCTACGGCTGCACAGAGTGCCCGGCCACCTTCTCGCAGCCCTCGGCCCTCAAGACCCACCTGAG AATTCACACGGGGGAAAAACCTTTCGTCTGTGATGAATGTGGTGCAAGATTCACTCAGAACCACATGCTGATTTATCATAAAAGGTGTCATACAG GTGAGAGGCCTTTCATGTGTGAAACGTGTGGCAAGAGTTTCGCTTCCAAGGAGTATTTAAAACATCACAACAGGATCCACACTGGGTCCAAACCCTTTAAATGTGAAGTTTGTTTCAGGACTTTTGCTCAGCGGAATTCGCTTTACCAGCATATCAAAGTCCACACAG GGGAGCGGCCCTACTGTTGTGACCAGTGTGGCAAGCAGTTCACGCAGCTCAACGCGCTCCAGCGCCACCACCGGATCCACACGGGGGAGAAGCCGTTCATGTGCAACGCGTGTGGGCGGACGTTCACCGACAAGTCCACGCTCCGGCGGCACACCTCG ATCCATGATAAGACAACTCCATGGAAGTCTTTTCTCGTCATCGTGGACGGCTCTCCCAAGAACGGCGATGGGCACAAGACTGAGCAGCCCGATGAAGAGTACACGCCATCCAAACTCTCTGATAAATTGCTGTCTTTCGCAGAAAATGGCCATTTTCACAACCTGGCCACCGTGCAGGGCAGCATGCCTGCCGTGCACGATGACAGTCCTGCGGACCCGGCCTGTAAGTCGGACGGCCCAGTGGGGTCCCAGGACACGCTGCTGGCCACCACCATCAACGAGCTGAGTGAGCTGACGCCACAGACGGACCCGGGCCCACACAGCTCCACTCTCTGA